Proteins encoded within one genomic window of Cyprinus carpio isolate SPL01 unplaced genomic scaffold, ASM1834038v1 S000006493, whole genome shotgun sequence:
- the LOC122143721 gene encoding putative ATP-dependent RNA helicase TDRD12 isoform X1, with the protein MGFAVEIGEMLEIQIIKIEDPGCLWARVLKGPGIQPDSPEEYENLRVKMNLFYHEVDLDVQKLKPAELKEGLVCVVFSLALKSWCRAVVESVFQGMVETQAWCLLVDHGDRIIVRADEYETFCSLYLIKHSCRNSM; encoded by the exons ATGG GCTTTGCCGTGGAAATTGGAGAAATGTTAGAAATACAGATAATCAAG ATTGAAGATCCAGGATGTCTGTGGGCTCGGGTTCTGAAAGGACCAGGCATTCAGCCGGACAGTCCAGAGGAATATGAGAACCTGAGAGTGAAAATGAACCTCTTCTACCATGAGGTCGACCTGGACGTCCAGAAACTAAAGCCTGCTGAACTGAAGGAGGGGCTG gtgtgtgtggtgttcagtCTGGCTCTGAAGAGTTGGTGTCGAGCTGTAGTCGAGTCGGTCTTTCAGGGGATGGTGGAGACTCAGGCTTGGTGCTTGTTAGTAGACCACGGAGATCGAATCATCGTCAGAGCAGATGAGTATGAGACGTTTTGCAGTTTATATCTGATAAAGCACAGCTGTAGAAACTCAATGTAA
- the LOC122143721 gene encoding putative ATP-dependent RNA helicase TDRD12 isoform X2: MLEIQIIKIEDPGCLWARVLKGPGIQPDSPEEYENLRVKMNLFYHEVDLDVQKLKPAELKEGLVCVVFSLALKSWCRAVVESVFQGMVETQAWCLLVDHGDRIIVRADEYETFCSLYLIKHSCRNSM; the protein is encoded by the exons ATGTTAGAAATACAGATAATCAAG ATTGAAGATCCAGGATGTCTGTGGGCTCGGGTTCTGAAAGGACCAGGCATTCAGCCGGACAGTCCAGAGGAATATGAGAACCTGAGAGTGAAAATGAACCTCTTCTACCATGAGGTCGACCTGGACGTCCAGAAACTAAAGCCTGCTGAACTGAAGGAGGGGCTG gtgtgtgtggtgttcagtCTGGCTCTGAAGAGTTGGTGTCGAGCTGTAGTCGAGTCGGTCTTTCAGGGGATGGTGGAGACTCAGGCTTGGTGCTTGTTAGTAGACCACGGAGATCGAATCATCGTCAGAGCAGATGAGTATGAGACGTTTTGCAGTTTATATCTGATAAAGCACAGCTGTAGAAACTCAATGTAA